The segment AGCATTGCAAACCGCAACACCAATAGAAAAAGCTTTTGAGAAATTAACGCAAAATGTTGTACAGGAAGTGGTAAGACGAAATGACAGTTTGCCTCCAACTGAGGCGATTAAAATCACAACCATGGCTGGTTGTTCAGCAGTTAAGAAGACATAGAAAATGAGTACAGAAGAACTAAGATTAAATGTAGAAAAAGCATTAGATGAGATTCGACCTTTTCTACAAAGCGATGGAGGTGATATTTCATTATTAGCCATTGAAAACGATACTTTAGTTAAGGTGCAACTACAAGGCGCTTGCGTTGGTTGTAGTGTTAATCAAATGACGCTTAAGTCTGGCGTGGAAATGACGATTAAAAAATATGCACCCCAAATAGAACAAGTCATTAATATTGAGGCGTAAATGTTATATTTGTCACATAATTTGACTTCCATTTCTATTAATTTTACTTCTCGAAATTAGAATTCATGATTAAAACAGATATACTCATAATTGGAGCCGGACCTACGGGTTTATTTACAGTATTTGAAGCTGGTTTGTTGAAACTTAAATGCCATTTAATTGATGCATTGCCTCAGCCTGGCGGACAATGCTCTGAAATTTATCCTAAAAAACCTATTTATGATATTCCAGCTTATCCTGAAATTCTTGCAGGTGATCTTACCGATAAATTAATCGAGCAATGCAAGCAATTTGAACCTGGCTTTACATTAGGAGAACGAGCAGAAACTATTGATAAACAAGATGATGGAACATTTATTGTAACTACAAATAAAGGAACTAAACATCATGCTCCTGTGGTTGCAATTGCTGGTGGACTTGGAAGTTTTGAACCACGAAAACCGTTGATTGCCAATATCTCAGATTATGAAGATAAAGGCGTAGAATACATTATTAAAGATCCTGAATTTTATAGAAATAAACGTGTCGTTATTGCTGGCGGTGGAGATTCAGCCTTAGATTGGAGCATCTTTTTAAGTGATGTAGCTAGCGAAGTGACGTTAATACACCGACGTAGCGAATTTCGAGGACATTTAGATTCTGTAGAAAAAGTACAAGCCTTAAAAAATCATGGTAAAATAGAACTGGTTACTCCTGCAGAGGTTGTTGGTATTGATGGTGAAGGCAAAGTTGAAACTATAACCGTTAAGAAAGGAGAGGAGACTATCAAGAAATCCTGTGATCACTTTGTGCCGCTTTTTGGATTATCCCCAAAACTTGGTCCTATTGCAAATTGGGGTTTGGAGATTGAGAAAAACGCCATTAAAGTCAATAATGCCTTAGACTATCAGACTAATATCCCAGGGATTTTTGCCATTGGTGATGTCAATACATATCCTGGAAAATTAAAATTGATTCTCTGTGGATTCCATGAAGCGACTTTGATGTGTCAAGCAGCTTATCAAATTATTAACCCAGGAAAACGTTACGTTTTAAAATATACAACAGTAAGTGGTGTTGATGGTTTTGATGGGACACGAAAAGAAGCCCCAAAGGCAGTTGTAAAAGCAATTAACTAGTGGAACAAGACGTCAATATAAAAATCACCGATAGAGCTGGTGTCACTCATGATATCTTAGCACCTACAGATATGGCCATGAACCTCATGGAGGTTGTGCGTTCTTATGAACTTGCACCAGAAGGTACTATAGGCATTTGCGGTGGTATGGCGATGTGCGCGTCTTGCCAGTGTTACGTAAAATCAAATCATAAACTTCCTGAAATGCAAGATGATGAGGAAGCTATGCTTAGTGAGGCATTTTATGTGAAGGATAATTCTCGCTTAGGTTGTCAAATTCAAATTACACCTGAAATGGAAGGATTGGAGGTAGAGCTAGCTCCAGAAAGCTAATTAGTTTTATACATTATTAGTTTTCTCGGTCCTTCCAACAATACTCTAACAATTTTTAGCGTACCATCGTCTGTGGTAGCAATTTGCCATTTGATAAGTGATATTTGTCCATTCTCTATTTCGATACCTGTAATGCTTCTAGGGTGTACACAACTTCCATCATTAAAAAAAGCAATATCATTAGGTTCGGGGAACCGTGGTCTATGAGTATGACCTACAATGGTAATAAGGTTATCATTTTCAGCTATCCATTTTTTTGTACGACGCTCCACCTTAATGAGCTCTTTATAGTTTTTAGCAGGACTTGTAGGGTCAGCAATACCCATAACATTAAGTGGTTTCCATAAAACCCGAACCATGAAACGACTCCATTTCCAAAACAGGTAATTCCACCAATCAGCTTGATGACCATGAGTTAGAAATAATTCTTGTTGTGTTTTAGTGTGTTTAAGAATGACAGCTTCGTGATATTTGATGTCACAAAATAGTTCAACATCTTCCTCTTCTTTAGGATCAAAATATGTCGATAGATGCTTTTCAACATATTTAGGGTCACGATAGACCATATCATGATTTCCCCATATCATATGAAGTCGGTTTTGTTCATGAAATTGTTTCATGAGCAAATACACATTTTTGTGAGCATTGAGTATGGAATCAAATGATAGATTTTCCCATAGTTCATCACCATCACCAAGTTCACAGTAATCAAAGCCTTCGATATAATAATACTTCAACGCATGAAAATAGATGTTTCGGTTATTTGCGAAATCATCAGCAAAACTATTATCTCCTCTGTGACAATCACTAAATAAAATGAATTTACTGGTATCATCAAAACCTACAACTTTGGCTTCTCTATACGCTCTGTCGAATCTTTTTTTAGCTGAAAACATGAAGTAAATGTAAACAAATTTGAAAGAAAAATACCTCTCTTAACTGAGAGGCATTTTCTTGAAATTAGATTATTTTCTCCACACCGATTCCGTTAGTGTGCAATAATTAAATAGGTCTTAGGTTTATTTAAAGGCGTTTAAGCCTGTAACATCTAATCCTGTAATTAACAAATGAATGTCATGAGTGCCTTCATAAGTGACAACACTTTCAAGATTCATCATATGTCTCATAATACTGTATTCTCCAGAAATTCCCATACCACCTAACATTTGTCTAGCGTCACGAGCAATTTTTAAAGCCATATCTACATTGTTACGTTTCGCCATAGAAATCTGAGCTGAGGTTGCTGTTCCGTTTTCACGCATAACTCCTAAACGCCAAGCTAACAATTGTGCTTTGGTAATTTCGGTAATCATTTCGGCTAATTTCTTTTGTTGCAGTTGAAACTGACCAATAGGTTTTCCAAATTGCATACGCTCTTTACTATATCGAAGTGCAGTATCATAACAATCCATGGCAGCACCAATGGCTCCCCATGCAATACCAAAACGTGCCGAATCTAAACACCCAAGAGGTGCTCCCAATCCAGATTTGTTAGGTAATAGATTTTCTTTTGGCACTTTTACATTATCAAAAATCAGCTCTCCTGTTGCGGATGCTCTTAGTGACCATTTATTATGTGTTTCTGGTGTTGAGAAACCTTCCATGCCACGTTCTACAATAAGTCCGTGAATACGTCCACTTTCATCTTTAGCCCAAACCACAGCTATTTGGCAGAAAGGGGAATTTGAAATCCACATTTTTGCACCATTTAAAAGATAGTGGTCTCCCATATCTTTGAAATTAGTTGTCATGCCTCCAGGATTACTACCGTGATCTGGTTCGGTTAATCCAAAAGACCCCATCCATTCTCCAGATGCTAATTTTGGCAAAAACTTTTGACGTTGTGCTTCATTTCCATATTTCCAAATTGGATACATGACCAAAGAGGATTGAACCGATGCTGTGCTTCTCACACCAGAATCACCACGTTCAATTTCTTGCATGATTAAACCATAAGAAATTTGATCTAATCCAGCACCTCCATATTCCACTGGGATATAAGGTCCAAAAGCTCCAATTTCAGCCAAGCCACCAATGATTTGTGTAGGGAATTCTGCTTTTTGCGCGTACGCTTCAATAATTGGTGAAACATCGCGTTTTACCCAATCTCTAGCTGCATCACGTACTAATTTATGTTCTTCTGAAAGTAGTTCATCTAGATTGTAATAATCTGGTGCTTCGAATAAATCTGGCTTCATATTGTTATATTTTATGAAAAGCAAAAATAACGAAAACGTTTTCAGCTAACAATTTTAAAACTACATTTTCAAGTAAAAATCTTTGGTGAGATTGATGTAATCTTCCGTATATAGATGTCGTGTAGTTTCAATAATGAGTTCAGAGCTTTGTATTTTAGAATTGCTGAAAGTGAACTCCATAAGGCTACGTTTTATTTCAGAGGAAGGGCTGCCTTTTACACGTAAAATTCGCAAAGGAAATAGATTGGATTCAGAAGCTAATTTAATAAATTGCTCTTCTTCGGAAAAGGGTACAACAACAGAAAACCGTCCATTTTTTGACAATAATTTAGCAACACTTTCAATTAAGTGTTTAAAGGGCATTGCATCCTGAAACCTTGCTTTTTTACGGGCATCAGACATTGAATTCTCTCCTTTTTGTAGAGCTGTTGAAACCAGAGAGGGCGAATAAAAAGGGGGATTAGAAATGATAAGATCATACTCATCATCAATTTCATCTGCAAATTCTTCTAAAGATGCATGGTAACAAAACAAACGATCACCCCATGAAGAATTTTCAAAATTTCTGACACACTGTTCATAGGCCTTATCGTCAATTTCGAGAGCGTCTATAGCTTCAGCCATACATCGTTGTGCCAGCATTAATGATAAAACTCCTGTGCCAGCTCCAATGTCTAATATCGAAACTGGATTTTCATTTATTGACGTCCAAGCACCAATTAATACACCATCAGTGCCAATTTTCATTGCACATTGGTCTTGGTGAATTAAGAATTGTTTGAATTGAAATGGCTGTTCCATGAAATCATCCAAAAATTAATTTAGAATGCTTTGTTAAATTTAGTTTGACAGAAAATTAATCATTTAAATAGAGATTAATTAAGCCTTCAGGAGTATCCACGAATATAGTGTTCTTTTTCTTATCTACTTTTGTAATGAATTCATCATTCATTGGTATTAATACTTCAGTACCATTGTGGTCAATTTCAAAAAGAGATTGTGCAGTAGAATCATTAATAGCTTTTATAATTCCTACAAAACCAAAATGTTTGTCTTCTACTTTGAACCCTATTATTTCATGGAAGTAAAACTTGTCATCTTCTAATTTTGGTAAAAATTCAAGAGGTAAATAGACACCGCTCTTGAGCAACGCATCGGCATCTTCTTCTGTGTCGACGTCTTCAAATTTAATACGTAATAATTCGCTTTTATGAAGTTGTGATGATTCTATAAAAAAGGGAACCAGGTTGTTTCTAAGATCAACAAAAACAGAAGCCATATGTTCATAGAGTTCTGGTTCATCTGTGTCAAGCTTGACTAAAAGTTCACCTTTAAAACTGTATTTTTTTACAATTTTTCCAAGAAAAAAGCAATCCGTTTTTTTCATTAAAAATGATAATTAATGTTACTGTCTTTTTGAGAATCGAAATTCTCAAAACTAAAAAACTCCGACACAAGGTATCGGAGTTTAAAATTATAAAAATAAATTTCTATTCTTCTTCGTTTGATGCTGTAGCTTCAGCATCACCTTCAGTTTGAACTTCTTCAGTTGCTTCTTCAACAACAGGAGCAGCTGCAGCTATTCTGGCTTCATTTACTGCTTTTTCAGCAGCTAATGCGTCTGCTTTAGCTTTCGCTTCAGTTTCAGATAAACCATCAGCTTTCATTTGTATTTTTGCTGCTTTTTCTTCTAACCAAGCATTGAATTTTGCTTCTGCTTGTTCTTCGGTTAAAGCACCTTTTTGTATACCACCAGCCAAATGGTTTTTGAGCATTGCACCTTTATAAGATAATATTGCTCTGGCAGTATCAGTAGGTTGTGCACCATTCTGTAGCCATTGTACTGCGCCATCAACATTTAAGTCAACGGTTGCTGGGTTAGTATTTGGATTGTAAGAACCTAATTTCTCTAGGTATTTACCATCTCTCTTTGCTCGTGCATCTGCGGCAACGATCCAGTAGTAAGGTTTCCCTTTTTTACCGTGTCTTTGTAATCTAATTTTTACAGGCATATTAGTAATTAATTTGTGAGGTTCTCGACCTCTATTATTAATGAGGGTGCAAAGATAATACAATTATTTAATTATGAACATTTTATTTCAAATTAAGTAATATTGAAATTTTATTATACTTTTGACAGTTCTAAATCGTTATGTTTAACCTGTATAAAACCTCGTTTTTATTTTAGAGGAACAAAACTAAAACAATGAAAAGACTAGCTATACTTTTTATAACTATATTAACACTAGTGAGTTGTGGTGATGAAGTTGAATTTAATTCACCTGCATTTCAAGGTAATCGAGAGTATGGTTTGTGGCGAGCAGAATTCACAAATGCAGCTATAGATCAGAATGGTTTTCTTACTTTAACAGGAGGAAATAATGTTGAAACCGTGCAATTAAAAGTGCCTTCTGTGGCCGTTGGCAACTATGTTGTTGGCGACTGGATTACGCTAGAAGCTCGATATATAGATGCAACAGGCAAAGTGTTTACAACTAATAACAGACCAGATCAAAGTGTGTCAATTTACCCAGAATATGGTTTTATAGAAATCACCGAAATCAACAACAATACATTCACTGGTAAATTTGAATTTTTAGCATTTGACGAATCAGGACTTAACTCGATTGGTTATAATGAAGGCATATTTTTTAGAGTTCCACTAACCTCAGGAAGTATTCCTGCTGTAGTTACAACTTGTGTTGATACGGAGTTGCTATCTCAAGAAGCTAGAGATGCCTATTTAGCCTCATTTGCGTCAAGCCTGGAATATGTGGATCTCGTCACCTATGAAGCAGCTTGTAATGCTTACCGGGAAGCTACAATAGTTCAGCGTAATTATTGTGGTGACATAAGTGGTGACCTTACACAGTTAATAGCCGAATTAAATTCTTGTGGATTTCGTTGTTCTTTCGCTGTCCATAATAAAAATACTGCCCAAGCAGCTTTTGAGGCCGCAACAATTGGAAATTATATCTCAGCATGTGAGAATTACCGGTTTTATTTAGAACAGGAAATTGAAGTTTGTGGTGATCCAGATGGTAGTGTTCAAGCGGTGATTGATGGTCTTGATTGTAATGATGATGATGGTGATGGGATTCCAAACATTTTTGAAGACTTTGATGGTAATATGGATTTAAATGATGATGATACCGATGGTGATGGTATTGCTAATTATTTAGATGACGATGATGATGGTGATGGTGTGCCTACAAGTGCTGAAGCAACTGATGCAGATGGAAATCCGATTGATTCTGATGGTGATGGCGATGTTGATTATTTAGATGATGATGATGATGGTGATGGGATATTGACCATTAATGAAATGGGAGATACCGATGGTGATGGTATAATGAATTATTTAGATAATGACGATGATGGCGATGGACTATTAACACAATTTGAAATAGGAGATACCGATGGTGATGGGATTGATGATTATCTAGATGATGATGATGATGGAGATACTATTTTAACGGCCGATGAAAACGCTGATCCTAACATGGACGGTAATCCTGCTGATGCGCTTGATACCGACATGGATGGTATACCTGATTACTTAGATAATATGTAATTTTAAATATGAAATATTATAAAAGCAGCCATTCGGCTGCTTTTTTTGTTTAAAACTGTTCATAACTTCCCTTTAAAAAAGACCAGTTTATTTGTAATTTTATGGACTTGCTTCTAGAATTATTTCTTCAGAAGTTTACATAATAAAAGGACACAAAATTACATGTATTTAATCTTTGATACCGAAACGACTGGACTGCCAAAACGATGGGATGCTCCAATAACCGATACCGATAATTGGCCAAGATGTATTCAAATCGCTTGGCAATTGCATGATGAAATGGGAAACTGTATCGATCATCAGGATTATTTGGTTCAGCCTGACGGATTTAATATCCCTTTTGATGCTGAAAAAATACACGGTATTTCAACAGAGTTAGCCCAAGAACAAGGGATTCCACTTCAAGAAGTCTTAGAAAAATTTAACGATGCGCTTTCGAAAACTAAATTTGTTGTTGGTCAAAATGTAAAATTTGACCTTAATATCATGGGTGCTGAGTTTGTGCGAGAAGATGTGGCTAATCAACTTCAAGTACTTCCCGTTTTAGATACCTGCACCGAGCATACAGCTGCACTATGTCAAATTCCAGGTGGTCGCTATGGAAAGTTTAAACTCCCTACTTTAACAGAATTGCATCAATTTTTATTCGATAAACCATTTGATGAAGCGCATAATGCAACAGCTGATGTAGAAGCAACTACACGCTGTTTTTTAGAACTTATCCGACGCGGAGAATATACCAAAGAAGCGTTAGATGTTCAGCCAGATTATTTTCAGAGCTATAATGAGGCGAATCCAAAACCAATTCAGCTTATTGGGTTAAAACATATCAACCTTAAAAAAGCGAGTGCAAAAATCAATGAACGACTGCAAAAGGTGCAAAGTGACGCGATTTCCGAAGCAGAAATTAAACAGAACATTTCTGGTTTAGCCGATGTTGATTACGTGCATTTACATAACCATTCGCAATTTTCAGTACTGCAATCTACAATTAGTATTTCAGATCTAGTTGCTGTAGCCGCGGAGCATCATATGCCAGCAGTGGCATTGACTGATCATGCTAATATGATGGGAGCTTTTCATTTTGTTAAAGCAGTTAATAATCACAATAAATCTGTTAAAGCTAAAAATGCCGAAGCTGAGGAGCTAGGAGAACTGCCAACAGCAAAAGAAATCAAGCCAATCATTGGTTGTGAGTTTTTCGTTTGTGAGGATCACAAAGATAAAACCCGAAAAGATAACGGTTATCAAATTGTATTGATTGCTAAAAATAAAAATGGCTATCACAACCTAGCTAAGTTGTCATCGCATGCGTTTGTAAACGGGTTTTACTACTTGCCAAGAATCGATAAAAAACTTATCCAACAATATAAAGAAGATTTGATTTGCTTGACTGGAAATTTGTACGGAGAAGTGCCAAGTAAAGTCTTAAATGTTGGTGAAAATCAAGCCGAGGAAGCTTTGATGTGGTGGAAACAGGAATTTGGTGATGATATGTATGTGGAGCTGATGCGTCATAATCAGGAAGATGAGAATCGCGTGAATCCTGTGCTAATTAAATTGGCTCAAAAGCATGACGTAAAACTTATAGCATCCAATAACACCTATTACTGTAAACAAGAAGATGCCAATGCACATGATATTTTGTTGTGTGTGAAAGATGGTGAAAAACAAGCGACGCCAATTGGTCGAGGTCGAGGTTACCGCTACGGATTGCCTAATCAAGAATACTATTTTAAGTCTTCAGAAGAAATGAAGGCTTTGTTCAGAGATATTCCTGAGGCTATTATTAATATTCAAGAAGTTGTTGATAAGGTAGACGCCTTTCAATTGGCGCGTGATGTCTTATTACCAGCTTTTGATATCCCAGAAAAATTTAAAGACGAAGCCGATATATCTGATGGAGGAAAACGTGGAGAGAATGCGTATTTACGGCATCTCACGTACGAAGGAGCCAAAAAGCGTTACGAAGAACTTACCGATGAGATTAGAGAACGCCTCGATTTTGAATTGAGCGTTATTGAAAACACAGGGTATCCTGGTTACTTTTTAATTGTAGAAGATTTTATTCGTGAAGCGCGAAATATGGACGTTTCAGTTGGTCCTGGTCGTGGTTCGGCAGCAGGATCTGTAGTAGCCTATTGTCTTTGGATAACAAATATAGACCCTTTAAAGTACGACTTGCTTTTTGAGCGTTTCTTAAATCCGGATCGTATTAGTATGCCAGATATTGATATCGATTTTGATGATGAAGGTCGAAGTCGTGTTATGGATTATGTGATTCAAAAATATGGATCTAATCAAGTAGCACAGATTATTACTTACGGAACCATGGCTGCGAAATCATCAATTCGAGATACAGCAAGAGTATTGGATTTGCCCTTGTTTGATGCTGATCGCATAGCGAAATTGATTCCGACCATGTCCAAATTAGGTAAGATTTTTGGTCTTGATGAAAAAGAATTGGGTAAGAAATTTAGAGCTGAAGATTTAGAAAAAGTCAATCAGTTACTAAATATTGCCGATGGGGATGATCTAGAAGCTGAAACTGTAAACCTAGCAAGGACCTTAGAAGGTTCAGTTCGTAATACAGGAATACATGCCTGTGGTGTGATTATTACGCCCGATGATATTACTAAGTTCGTTCCTGTGGCAACAGCCAAAGATTCCGATTTATATGTCACACAGTTTGATAACTCTGTCGTTGAGGATGCTGGTTTGCTGAAAATGGATTTCTTAGGGTTAAAAACCTTGACTTTAATTAAAGATACAGTCAAAATCGTTAAAGCCAAACATGATATATTGCTCGACCCAGATAGTTTTCCATTAGATGATGAAAAAACATATCAACTGTTTCAAAAAGGAGAAACGGTAGGAGTATTCCAATATGAATCACCTGGAATGCAAAAACACCTTAAGGATTTAAAACCGACCGTGTTTGAAGATTTGATTGCTATGAATGCGCTTTATCGCCCTGGTCCAATGGAGTACATTCCAAGTTTTGTTCGTCGTAAGCATGGTGACGAAGAGATTTCTTACGATTTACCAGCAATGGAGGAATATCTGAAAGAAACGTATGGAATTACTGTCTACCAAGAGCAGGTGATGCTACTCTCGCAAAAATTAGCAGACTTTACCAAAGGTGAAGCCGATGTCCTTCGAAAGGCCATGGGTAAAAAACAAATTGCGGTTCTGGATAAAATGAAACCAAAGTTTATTGCGCAAGCTAGCGCTAAAGGTCATGATGCTAAAGTTTTAGAAAAGGTGTGGAAAGATTGGGAAGCTTTTGCAAGTTATGCCTTTAACAAGTCTCACTCGACTTGTTATGCGTGGATTGCTTACCAAACGGCTTATTTAAAAGCTCACTATCCTGCAGAATATATGGCGGCTGTATTGTCTAATAATATGAATGACATCAAGCAGGTCACCTTTTTTATGGAGGAGTGTAAACGTATGCGATTAGATGTTTTAGGACCAGATGTAAATGAGTCGTATTATAAATTCTCTGTAAACCAAGATTATGCCGTTCGCTTCGGAATGGGGGCTATTAAGGGTGTAGGTCATGGTGCTGTGATGACTATAG is part of the Formosa sp. Hel1_31_208 genome and harbors:
- a CDS encoding NAD(P)/FAD-dependent oxidoreductase — translated: MIKTDILIIGAGPTGLFTVFEAGLLKLKCHLIDALPQPGGQCSEIYPKKPIYDIPAYPEILAGDLTDKLIEQCKQFEPGFTLGERAETIDKQDDGTFIVTTNKGTKHHAPVVAIAGGLGSFEPRKPLIANISDYEDKGVEYIIKDPEFYRNKRVVIAGGGDSALDWSIFLSDVASEVTLIHRRSEFRGHLDSVEKVQALKNHGKIELVTPAEVVGIDGEGKVETITVKKGEETIKKSCDHFVPLFGLSPKLGPIANWGLEIEKNAIKVNNALDYQTNIPGIFAIGDVNTYPGKLKLILCGFHEATLMCQAAYQIINPGKRYVLKYTTVSGVDGFDGTRKEAPKAVVKAIN
- the dnaE gene encoding DNA polymerase III subunit alpha, encoding MYLIFDTETTGLPKRWDAPITDTDNWPRCIQIAWQLHDEMGNCIDHQDYLVQPDGFNIPFDAEKIHGISTELAQEQGIPLQEVLEKFNDALSKTKFVVGQNVKFDLNIMGAEFVREDVANQLQVLPVLDTCTEHTAALCQIPGGRYGKFKLPTLTELHQFLFDKPFDEAHNATADVEATTRCFLELIRRGEYTKEALDVQPDYFQSYNEANPKPIQLIGLKHINLKKASAKINERLQKVQSDAISEAEIKQNISGLADVDYVHLHNHSQFSVLQSTISISDLVAVAAEHHMPAVALTDHANMMGAFHFVKAVNNHNKSVKAKNAEAEELGELPTAKEIKPIIGCEFFVCEDHKDKTRKDNGYQIVLIAKNKNGYHNLAKLSSHAFVNGFYYLPRIDKKLIQQYKEDLICLTGNLYGEVPSKVLNVGENQAEEALMWWKQEFGDDMYVELMRHNQEDENRVNPVLIKLAQKHDVKLIASNNTYYCKQEDANAHDILLCVKDGEKQATPIGRGRGYRYGLPNQEYYFKSSEEMKALFRDIPEAIINIQEVVDKVDAFQLARDVLLPAFDIPEKFKDEADISDGGKRGENAYLRHLTYEGAKKRYEELTDEIRERLDFELSVIENTGYPGYFLIVEDFIREARNMDVSVGPGRGSAAGSVVAYCLWITNIDPLKYDLLFERFLNPDRISMPDIDIDFDDEGRSRVMDYVIQKYGSNQVAQIITYGTMAAKSSIRDTARVLDLPLFDADRIAKLIPTMSKLGKIFGLDEKELGKKFRAEDLEKVNQLLNIADGDDLEAETVNLARTLEGSVRNTGIHACGVIITPDDITKFVPVATAKDSDLYVTQFDNSVVEDAGLLKMDFLGLKTLTLIKDTVKIVKAKHDILLDPDSFPLDDEKTYQLFQKGETVGVFQYESPGMQKHLKDLKPTVFEDLIAMNALYRPGPMEYIPSFVRRKHGDEEISYDLPAMEEYLKETYGITVYQEQVMLLSQKLADFTKGEADVLRKAMGKKQIAVLDKMKPKFIAQASAKGHDAKVLEKVWKDWEAFASYAFNKSHSTCYAWIAYQTAYLKAHYPAEYMAAVLSNNMNDIKQVTFFMEECKRMRLDVLGPDVNESYYKFSVNQDYAVRFGMGAIKGVGHGAVMTIVENRKKDGHYKSIFDLAKRIDLRAANKKAFENLALAGGFDGFGEAHRAQYFQDEGDGITFLEKAIKYGAKHQENENSAQVSLFGATSDVQIAEPIVPPCEEWGTMEKLAQEKEVVGVYISGHPLDDFKVEMKTFCNGSLALFNELENYVNREITFGGVVTDVQHRVSKQGKGWALFMVEDYTDSYEFRIFGEEYLKYRHFLVKNSFIYVKSFVREGWVNRDTGKKSDPRLQFNSFQLLHDVMGTYARKLSIQLNISDLKEQRITILQDLFRMHQGEKALNFVIYDNDEKIKLNMPSRKQKVKISQELLNELELNDIMFKLN
- a CDS encoding acyl-CoA dehydrogenase family protein, whose amino-acid sequence is MKPDLFEAPDYYNLDELLSEEHKLVRDAARDWVKRDVSPIIEAYAQKAEFPTQIIGGLAEIGAFGPYIPVEYGGAGLDQISYGLIMQEIERGDSGVRSTASVQSSLVMYPIWKYGNEAQRQKFLPKLASGEWMGSFGLTEPDHGSNPGGMTTNFKDMGDHYLLNGAKMWISNSPFCQIAVVWAKDESGRIHGLIVERGMEGFSTPETHNKWSLRASATGELIFDNVKVPKENLLPNKSGLGAPLGCLDSARFGIAWGAIGAAMDCYDTALRYSKERMQFGKPIGQFQLQQKKLAEMITEITKAQLLAWRLGVMRENGTATSAQISMAKRNNVDMALKIARDARQMLGGMGISGEYSIMRHMMNLESVVTYEGTHDIHLLITGLDVTGLNAFK
- a CDS encoding DUF6252 family protein, with the protein product MKRLAILFITILTLVSCGDEVEFNSPAFQGNREYGLWRAEFTNAAIDQNGFLTLTGGNNVETVQLKVPSVAVGNYVVGDWITLEARYIDATGKVFTTNNRPDQSVSIYPEYGFIEITEINNNTFTGKFEFLAFDESGLNSIGYNEGIFFRVPLTSGSIPAVVTTCVDTELLSQEARDAYLASFASSLEYVDLVTYEAACNAYREATIVQRNYCGDISGDLTQLIAELNSCGFRCSFAVHNKNTAQAAFEAATIGNYISACENYRFYLEQEIEVCGDPDGSVQAVIDGLDCNDDDGDGIPNIFEDFDGNMDLNDDDTDGDGIANYLDDDDDGDGVPTSAEATDADGNPIDSDGDGDVDYLDDDDDGDGILTINEMGDTDGDGIMNYLDNDDDGDGLLTQFEIGDTDGDGIDDYLDDDDDGDTILTADENADPNMDGNPADALDTDMDGIPDYLDNM
- a CDS encoding NifU family protein, producing MSTEELRLNVEKALDEIRPFLQSDGGDISLLAIENDTLVKVQLQGACVGCSVNQMTLKSGVEMTIKKYAPQIEQVINIEA
- the rimM gene encoding ribosome maturation factor RimM (Essential for efficient processing of 16S rRNA), with product MKKTDCFFLGKIVKKYSFKGELLVKLDTDEPELYEHMASVFVDLRNNLVPFFIESSQLHKSELLRIKFEDVDTEEDADALLKSGVYLPLEFLPKLEDDKFYFHEIIGFKVEDKHFGFVGIIKAINDSTAQSLFEIDHNGTEVLIPMNDEFITKVDKKKNTIFVDTPEGLINLYLND
- a CDS encoding 2Fe-2S iron-sulfur cluster-binding protein, with the protein product MEQDVNIKITDRAGVTHDILAPTDMAMNLMEVVRSYELAPEGTIGICGGMAMCASCQCYVKSNHKLPEMQDDEEAMLSEAFYVKDNSRLGCQIQITPEMEGLEVELAPES
- a CDS encoding metallophosphoesterase family protein; its protein translation is MFSAKKRFDRAYREAKVVGFDDTSKFILFSDCHRGDNSFADDFANNRNIYFHALKYYYIEGFDYCELGDGDELWENLSFDSILNAHKNVYLLMKQFHEQNRLHMIWGNHDMVYRDPKYVEKHLSTYFDPKEEEDVELFCDIKYHEAVILKHTKTQQELFLTHGHQADWWNYLFWKWSRFMVRVLWKPLNVMGIADPTSPAKNYKELIKVERRTKKWIAENDNLITIVGHTHRPRFPEPNDIAFFNDGSCVHPRSITGIEIENGQISLIKWQIATTDDGTLKIVRVLLEGPRKLIMYKTN
- a CDS encoding 30S ribosomal protein S16, with protein sequence MPVKIRLQRHGKKGKPYYWIVAADARAKRDGKYLEKLGSYNPNTNPATVDLNVDGAVQWLQNGAQPTDTARAILSYKGAMLKNHLAGGIQKGALTEEQAEAKFNAWLEEKAAKIQMKADGLSETEAKAKADALAAEKAVNEARIAAAAPVVEEATEEVQTEGDAEATASNEEE
- a CDS encoding tRNA1(Val) (adenine(37)-N6)-methyltransferase, giving the protein MEQPFQFKQFLIHQDQCAMKIGTDGVLIGAWTSINENPVSILDIGAGTGVLSLMLAQRCMAEAIDALEIDDKAYEQCVRNFENSSWGDRLFCYHASLEEFADEIDDEYDLIISNPPFYSPSLVSTALQKGENSMSDARKKARFQDAMPFKHLIESVAKLLSKNGRFSVVVPFSEEEQFIKLASESNLFPLRILRVKGSPSSEIKRSLMEFTFSNSKIQSSELIIETTRHLYTEDYINLTKDFYLKM